In methanogenic archaeon ISO4-H5, the following are encoded in one genomic region:
- a CDS encoding HTH domain-containing protein, with product MHYYKIELDRTEMADQHTCRGLLPLEADKISSTDVIKCSSSEDGCGFCIMRVNTNSDVEIKETVYKVNGGEVQIDKVSSNNYLASVTNRRCHLCAMINKCKCFLMSAISKGDKVEWTIVGQDSSSVRELVSTLREKGYTVNLLAGGKFNEEMTLTAKEEKYLRIAFDQGYYDVPRRTDLDTLCERIGCSKSTLNVSLRNAERKIIGNYEVGRN from the coding sequence ATGCACTACTACAAGATCGAGCTGGACAGGACTGAGATGGCTGACCAGCACACATGCAGGGGCCTTCTCCCCCTCGAGGCCGACAAAATCTCCAGCACCGACGTCATCAAATGCTCTTCTTCCGAGGATGGCTGCGGTTTCTGCATCATGAGGGTCAACACCAACTCCGATGTGGAGATCAAGGAGACCGTGTACAAGGTCAACGGCGGCGAGGTGCAGATCGACAAGGTCTCGTCCAACAATTATCTTGCTTCCGTGACCAACAGGAGATGCCACCTCTGCGCCATGATTAACAAGTGCAAGTGCTTTCTCATGAGCGCCATCAGCAAAGGCGACAAGGTCGAGTGGACCATCGTCGGACAGGACAGCTCCTCCGTGAGGGAATTGGTCTCCACTCTGAGGGAGAAGGGTTACACTGTGAACCTGCTCGCCGGAGGGAAGTTCAACGAGGAGATGACCCTTACCGCCAAAGAGGAGAAGTATCTGAGGATCGCATTCGACCAGGGATACTATGATGTTCCCCGGAGGACCGATCTCGACACTCTCTGCGAGAGGATCGGATGTTCCAAGTCCACCCTCAACGTCTCCCTCAGGAACGCCGAGAGGAAGATTATCGGCAACTACGAGGTCGGAAGGAACTGA
- a CDS encoding Fic family protein — translation MSLEIGQIPSFEFTQKIAQLQRRIDEHLRDCRTIGDKYLKTKLRKVSRLKSINSSLAIEANSLTLETMQDIIDGKLVEGPFDEVLEAKNASAAYELMNSVDLTSVEDFLKIESVMMYGLVPVNGFRDCKVGVRNGEEWEYIAPPAEEVPAMVGRLFDWYTDTGFPPCVSGAIVHYYLEAIHPFRDGNGRMGRIWHNEILRRSSRCFELISVENLIYEQQEEYYAVLKACQEDMDCTPFVEFCMVLIERRLAGIARLSDRRILALTKTIGSGYRSAAEIMEKMRLSSRTNFLRNYMRPAIECGLVEMSNPDKPLDPTQKYRSNLF, via the coding sequence ATGAGTCTTGAAATCGGACAGATTCCTTCATTCGAATTCACCCAAAAAATCGCACAGCTACAGAGGAGGATCGATGAACATCTTCGCGACTGCAGAACTATCGGCGACAAATATCTCAAGACAAAGCTTCGTAAGGTCTCAAGACTCAAGTCCATCAACTCGTCACTGGCTATCGAGGCCAACAGTCTGACTCTCGAGACGATGCAGGATATCATCGACGGGAAGCTGGTGGAAGGACCATTCGACGAGGTGCTGGAAGCGAAGAATGCTTCTGCTGCATATGAACTCATGAATTCCGTAGATTTGACATCAGTGGAGGATTTCCTTAAGATTGAATCGGTCATGATGTACGGCTTGGTACCTGTCAACGGATTCAGGGACTGCAAGGTGGGGGTCCGCAACGGGGAGGAATGGGAGTACATCGCCCCTCCCGCTGAGGAAGTACCTGCCATGGTAGGCAGACTTTTCGATTGGTATACAGATACAGGATTCCCTCCCTGCGTATCCGGTGCGATTGTGCACTACTATCTAGAGGCAATTCATCCGTTCCGTGACGGCAACGGTCGTATGGGGCGTATCTGGCACAACGAAATTCTTCGCAGAAGCAGCCGCTGTTTTGAATTGATCTCGGTGGAGAATCTCATCTACGAACAGCAGGAGGAGTACTATGCGGTGCTGAAGGCCTGCCAGGAGGATATGGACTGTACCCCGTTTGTGGAATTCTGCATGGTTCTGATAGAGAGGCGGTTAGCAGGGATTGCCAGGCTATCTGACAGACGGATACTGGCACTTACGAAGACTATAGGTTCGGGATACAGGTCTGCAGCCGAGATTATGGAGAAGATGAGGCTGTCCAGCCGTACGAATTTCCTCCGTAATTACATGCGGCCGGCAATCGAATGCGGTTTGGTGGAGATGTCTAATCCGGATAAACCGCTTGACCCCACTCAGAAATATCGTTCTAACCTGTTTTGA
- a CDS encoding transposase codes for MAVPEHIRKVERPKGTVVGDERNGVYPVREKLSSKSWVDENGKRHRPSKNGKVVGHIVNGTFIPLAEKPETVSVCDVDIKDWGEYCLCDSQNRNLLEELRTVYAEEDAVRLYVMAMMRSLRRGLTDRLMMRTYQESFISEIYPGMNLSKNQVCTFLRNVGRAYKKTVDFMRNRVSSCGADDRLIIDGSIKQDHSKINSLSAVSRKTCQTKHRDMSIMYCYGMKSREPLCCKAYPGNMVDLRAVSDFISENKITEGILIADKGFPIESMEDEIRKHEGLHFLLPMKRDRPEIRKHSMLAFDSCLPDARGISCKKVGAIWKNRKVWLYSFRDPQIAKEEEILYLNGKDSSQVDARELASKRREFGTLVFISDLNLGCEEVDRIYDERWLIELMFRFERDILEMDDTREHSDYTSIASEFVDYLAAIMSARIYKHLDSKKLFEKCTYGDALHRLGRFKMVRTDDGKWRMNRTALTDAEFASEVGILIKPVIPYEVKKIGRPKGSKDRRPRKKRSATLSE; via the coding sequence ATGGCAGTCCCGGAACACATTCGCAAGGTGGAGAGACCGAAAGGTACGGTAGTGGGAGACGAGCGTAACGGAGTCTATCCCGTGAGGGAGAAACTTTCTTCCAAGTCGTGGGTCGATGAGAACGGTAAGAGACACAGGCCCTCGAAGAACGGCAAGGTGGTCGGGCATATAGTCAACGGGACTTTCATCCCGTTGGCGGAGAAGCCTGAGACCGTATCCGTATGCGACGTGGACATCAAGGACTGGGGAGAATACTGCCTCTGCGATTCGCAGAACAGGAACCTACTGGAGGAACTCAGAACAGTCTATGCCGAGGAGGACGCGGTAAGACTGTACGTAATGGCGATGATGAGGTCTCTGAGACGCGGGCTGACAGACAGGCTGATGATGAGGACCTATCAGGAGAGTTTCATATCGGAAATCTATCCCGGTATGAATCTCAGTAAGAACCAGGTGTGCACGTTCCTGCGGAACGTGGGCAGAGCTTACAAAAAGACCGTGGATTTCATGCGCAACCGCGTGTCGTCCTGCGGAGCGGACGACCGTCTCATCATCGACGGGAGCATCAAACAGGATCACAGCAAGATCAATTCTCTGTCAGCCGTTTCGAGGAAGACCTGCCAGACCAAACACCGCGACATGTCCATCATGTACTGCTACGGGATGAAATCCCGTGAGCCTCTCTGCTGCAAAGCATATCCGGGGAACATGGTGGACCTCAGGGCTGTGAGCGACTTCATCAGCGAGAACAAGATCACTGAGGGGATACTCATAGCGGATAAGGGATTCCCCATAGAATCCATGGAGGACGAAATCAGGAAACACGAAGGACTCCACTTCCTGCTACCGATGAAAAGGGACCGTCCCGAGATCAGGAAGCACTCGATGCTGGCATTCGATTCATGTCTTCCGGACGCACGCGGCATATCGTGCAAGAAGGTCGGGGCAATATGGAAAAACCGCAAGGTCTGGCTCTACTCGTTCAGAGATCCGCAGATCGCCAAAGAGGAAGAGATCCTGTATCTCAATGGAAAGGATTCCTCCCAAGTGGACGCCAGGGAACTGGCGTCCAAGAGGAGGGAGTTCGGAACTCTGGTGTTCATATCGGATCTGAACCTGGGGTGTGAGGAAGTTGATAGGATCTACGACGAACGGTGGTTGATAGAACTGATGTTCAGATTCGAGAGGGACATCCTGGAGATGGATGACACGCGTGAACACAGCGATTACACCTCCATAGCCAGTGAATTCGTCGACTACCTCGCCGCCATCATGTCGGCGAGGATCTACAAGCATCTCGATTCCAAGAAACTCTTTGAGAAATGCACTTACGGCGATGCCTTGCACCGGTTGGGCAGATTCAAGATGGTGCGTACCGATGACGGGAAGTGGCGTATGAACAGAACCGCCCTGACGGACGCGGAATTCGCGTCCGAGGTCGGAATCCTAATCAAACCCGTGATCCCGTATGAAGTGAAGAAGATCGGCAGGCCGAAGGGTAGTAAAGACAGACGCCCCCGTAAGAAGAGGTCTGCCACCCTCTCGGAATGA
- a CDS encoding polysaccharide biosynthesis protein, which produces MFNIMGNVVTLFFQWLIIMLIPKITNFVEAGVFTVAISACSILNQVAQYSMREFQISDQNAHFTDRDFTVFRQITVAVSFVLIIPISLLFSYDLNQVLVILAYMTYRNLIHYAYLYSASLQIKDHLDRVGLDMAVEGILSFSSFMAVYLATSNLILATAVMAVIGGGYFIFSQRLAYGKWVGFSSMAGRTDKAKLKSLVLIGLPLFASVLIPTLITAMPKLLLQNIQGDELAGIFGTLSTPTIIIPTLAISVCAPFIVDFSNMSRNNEINKIRSTYMKLFGIILGGGILLTLLSIVLQEFVFVLIYGEEIRPYADLFARLVFGITLYSIGTVGSTVLLTMNRGQSAAISAIIALLIGIVLCFVLIDSSGIDGAANALTISYTLFGILVSIYVLLQRPRNLNIDPSIQEP; this is translated from the coding sequence ATGTTCAACATTATGGGGAACGTAGTGACACTGTTCTTCCAATGGTTGATAATAATGCTCATCCCCAAAATAACAAATTTTGTCGAGGCAGGAGTGTTTACAGTAGCGATTTCCGCATGTTCGATATTGAACCAGGTCGCACAGTATTCTATGAGAGAGTTCCAGATTTCCGATCAGAACGCTCATTTTACCGACCGGGATTTTACCGTCTTCCGTCAGATAACCGTTGCAGTCAGTTTCGTTCTGATTATCCCTATTTCATTACTATTCAGTTATGATCTGAATCAGGTTCTTGTCATCCTGGCGTATATGACTTATCGTAATCTAATCCACTATGCGTATCTGTACTCGGCATCCCTTCAGATTAAAGACCATCTTGACAGAGTAGGCTTGGACATGGCTGTGGAGGGAATTCTAAGTTTCTCCTCGTTCATGGCCGTATATCTTGCAACGAGCAATCTCATTTTGGCGACCGCAGTGATGGCTGTGATTGGAGGAGGATACTTCATCTTCTCACAGAGGTTAGCCTATGGAAAATGGGTAGGTTTCTCTAGCATGGCTGGGCGGACAGATAAAGCGAAGTTGAAATCTCTGGTATTAATAGGATTGCCCTTGTTCGCATCGGTTCTGATACCTACTTTGATAACCGCTATGCCGAAATTATTGCTTCAGAACATCCAAGGGGACGAGCTCGCAGGAATTTTCGGAACCCTGTCAACTCCCACTATAATTATTCCAACACTGGCGATTTCTGTATGTGCACCATTCATCGTTGATTTTTCCAATATGTCCAGAAACAATGAAATCAATAAGATTCGGTCAACTTACATGAAATTATTCGGGATTATCCTTGGAGGAGGGATACTGTTAACCCTGTTGTCTATAGTTTTGCAGGAGTTCGTATTTGTCCTGATTTACGGTGAGGAAATAAGGCCTTATGCGGATCTGTTCGCAAGACTTGTGTTCGGTATAACTCTCTACAGTATCGGAACGGTCGGATCCACAGTGTTGTTGACGATGAACCGTGGCCAGTCTGCCGCGATAAGTGCGATTATCGCATTACTGATCGGAATAGTGTTGTGCTTCGTCCTTATCGATTCATCAGGAATCGACGGGGCCGCCAACGCTCTGACGATATCGTATACCTTATTCGGAATCTTGGTTTCGATATACGTTCTTCTTCAGCGTCCGCGTAATTTGAATATCGATCCTTCGATTCAGGAACCCTAA
- a CDS encoding TPR repeat-containing protein has protein sequence MSITGETPDALYDRGIEYLDEGNIEVAMEHFKSAASKNHILSQLELGKLIIANPKLGSPKEAAGYFRSAAEAGDPEAQSLLGRMYLDGEGVEQSDKKAYKWISLAAEQNEPYALDYLGYMYYEGRGVEQSFEKALDYFVRSAEEGNPEGAFNAASMYLQGEGTDVDLSKAEEYFLIAADSGDPMALTELAKIYLKTDSARIPELDQRFQELLEDDERLQEDYEEFKRVISGLQ, from the coding sequence ATGAGCATTACAGGGGAAACGCCTGATGCCCTATATGACAGAGGCATAGAGTACTTGGATGAGGGGAATATAGAAGTCGCCATGGAGCATTTTAAATCTGCAGCCTCCAAGAACCATATCCTCTCCCAGCTGGAACTAGGCAAACTAATCATCGCCAACCCCAAACTCGGTTCACCAAAGGAAGCAGCAGGATACTTCCGTTCCGCAGCCGAAGCCGGCGATCCAGAAGCACAGAGCCTCCTCGGAAGGATGTACCTCGACGGAGAAGGCGTAGAACAATCCGATAAGAAAGCATACAAATGGATCTCCCTCGCAGCCGAACAGAACGAACCCTACGCCCTCGATTATCTCGGTTACATGTACTACGAAGGAAGAGGCGTCGAACAATCCTTCGAAAAGGCACTCGACTACTTCGTAAGGTCTGCGGAGGAAGGCAATCCCGAAGGCGCGTTCAACGCAGCCTCCATGTATCTTCAGGGAGAAGGCACCGATGTCGATCTCTCCAAAGCGGAGGAATACTTCCTCATAGCTGCCGACTCCGGCGACCCGATGGCACTCACGGAACTCGCCAAGATTTACCTGAAAACCGACAGTGCCAGGATACCTGAACTCGACCAAAGATTCCAAGAACTCCTCGAGGATGATGAACGTCTCCAAGAGGATTACGAAGAGTTCAAAAGGGTAATCTCAGGCCTTCAGTGA
- a CDS encoding transmembrane protein, whose translation MDFSKRGILDILSNRWFCLFSAILPVVFLNLLIITKYGYSAEGWYIVYAELILDGKTPYVDFDLLFPPLYTYLITGIVAVFGNSLIVFRIFGLLVLVLTVIVVYYLFATFFTPQIATIATIISFFAVQLGNVYITYDYICIFELMNYLTFLILIRSTLTVMQGKEGTKASLGFFLAGITCSTGILLRQTTGLIIMACILLMLLIFSLLIKEIGVRLSHLVKFLIGLIIPLAIVFGIMMALGILNDFIQMTVFSGSKGSIADMLFRWILDLPSGYSTGRYSDALVLSILIIVTLFVYLLYRQLPIKYTVKESLEIKIQYVLIGFAIILSLAAYLFVDYSKLISGLNFNTTKFVFIIITTAMICLLVTTLTRYHKTRTLDSKEVPLLIFMILLFGTAWGCGTSGGLGVNETALFYGLIAALILFLINLAREKYQAPMKTVAIVFLLLFIAISASVKAVHPYEWWGLNESSYDNMDQTTDIPYYTGIHMSLEEKNAYEDFIQKTSLYLGEDDVLYCYNQVMVFYALAHKTPTVRAPIPWFDVARDETLHEDAVYLKTNEPKMIMFCDHGLYPIEAHEAAFNGKGYEGHWELYNWMRYCAFDAGSNYTIISTYQLNNEPMYLLLHI comes from the coding sequence ATGGATTTTTCAAAGAGAGGCATCCTGGATATACTCAGTAACAGATGGTTCTGTTTGTTCTCTGCGATACTGCCTGTCGTCTTTCTCAATCTCCTTATAATCACAAAGTACGGCTATTCCGCTGAGGGTTGGTATATAGTATATGCGGAACTGATTCTGGATGGAAAAACACCCTATGTAGATTTCGATTTGTTATTTCCGCCTCTCTATACATACCTAATAACCGGTATTGTTGCCGTTTTCGGAAACTCCCTCATTGTATTCAGGATCTTCGGATTATTGGTATTGGTTCTGACGGTAATCGTTGTCTATTACCTCTTTGCTACATTTTTCACACCGCAAATCGCCACGATTGCTACGATAATATCATTCTTTGCGGTACAATTGGGCAATGTATACATCACCTACGACTACATCTGTATCTTCGAATTGATGAATTACCTCACCTTCCTGATACTGATACGGTCAACCCTAACAGTGATGCAGGGAAAAGAAGGTACCAAAGCCTCCCTGGGATTCTTCTTAGCGGGCATAACGTGTTCAACGGGCATTCTGCTCAGACAGACGACGGGCTTGATAATCATGGCCTGTATCTTGCTGATGCTTCTGATTTTTTCGTTACTAATAAAAGAGATTGGTGTACGTTTGTCTCACCTCGTAAAATTCTTAATCGGACTTATCATCCCGCTCGCTATCGTATTCGGAATCATGATGGCTCTCGGGATACTGAATGATTTCATCCAGATGACCGTATTCTCTGGCTCAAAAGGGTCGATTGCGGATATGCTGTTCCGCTGGATTCTGGATCTTCCCTCGGGATACTCCACAGGCCGTTACTCCGACGCGCTCGTCCTCTCAATTCTCATCATTGTAACCTTATTCGTATACCTGCTTTACAGACAGCTTCCGATCAAATATACGGTCAAAGAGAGCCTCGAGATAAAAATCCAATACGTCCTGATTGGGTTCGCAATCATCCTGTCGCTCGCGGCATACCTATTTGTAGATTATTCAAAACTGATCTCAGGATTGAATTTCAACACTACCAAATTCGTTTTCATCATAATCACAACCGCAATGATTTGTTTATTGGTAACTACTCTCACAAGATATCATAAAACCAGGACACTTGACTCCAAAGAGGTCCCCCTTCTAATCTTCATGATTCTGCTGTTCGGAACTGCTTGGGGATGCGGAACCTCCGGCGGACTGGGCGTGAATGAGACTGCACTCTTCTACGGACTCATTGCTGCCCTGATTCTATTCCTGATTAACCTAGCCAGGGAAAAATATCAGGCTCCGATGAAAACCGTAGCAATTGTGTTCTTACTTCTTTTCATTGCAATATCTGCATCGGTAAAGGCTGTACATCCGTATGAATGGTGGGGACTCAATGAGAGTTCCTACGACAATATGGATCAAACCACCGATATCCCGTATTATACTGGTATCCACATGAGTTTGGAAGAAAAGAACGCATACGAGGACTTCATCCAGAAAACCAGTTTGTACCTGGGAGAGGATGATGTCCTTTATTGCTATAACCAGGTGATGGTTTTCTACGCTTTGGCTCATAAAACCCCCACGGTTCGGGCACCTATCCCCTGGTTCGATGTGGCTCGGGATGAGACCTTGCATGAAGATGCAGTGTATCTGAAAACCAATGAACCGAAGATGATAATGTTCTGCGATCATGGTTTATACCCGATAGAGGCCCATGAAGCCGCATTCAACGGAAAGGGTTACGAAGGGCACTGGGAGTTGTATAACTGGATGAGATACTGTGCGTTCGATGCGGGAAGCAACTATACGATTATCAGCACCTACCAACTGAATAACGAACCCATGTATCTTCTGCTCCATATTTGA
- a CDS encoding SAM-dependent methyltransferase, which yields MPHMDSNEDIQDCCICGRKVPTVLSIKYAELMGMADKYTMEIGYCETCGNIFVKNPFNEEKLNNRYTNFSKFEFDDESYIFDEDQDYRNRSNRQRDFISRSIDYSDVDSMLEVGAASGYNLSLYKDKLQVLGVEPSSNNCKNAMKKYGVEEYCGVFKQFYTEMKGKKKWDIIFLSHTLEHIVNPRKFISECSELNSKYIFIEVPTFDYKFSNEPYGMFCEEHVNLFTLKSLQSLMNSCGYSLVNAEICMCIGQRMPAAFPSMVSLWKKGEVITQKVINDPKGVMDLYVKDSEKNLESVRKIIREIPDNERLALWGTGHHFSFLLANTDLLTKNIVRVYDSDKRKEGIPACGCKIKPFDPEEIDTVIDSVVILSYVALEPIKKALEKYSGRLKIYTLY from the coding sequence ATGCCACATATGGATTCGAATGAGGATATCCAGGACTGCTGTATCTGCGGAAGAAAGGTACCTACAGTCCTGTCGATAAAATATGCCGAACTCATGGGCATGGCAGACAAATACACGATGGAAATCGGGTACTGCGAAACCTGCGGCAATATCTTCGTGAAGAATCCTTTCAACGAGGAGAAACTGAATAACCGTTACACCAACTTCTCCAAATTCGAATTCGATGATGAGTCATACATCTTCGATGAAGATCAGGATTACCGTAACAGATCGAACAGGCAGAGGGATTTCATAAGCCGTTCTATCGATTATTCAGATGTCGACTCGATGCTGGAAGTCGGAGCAGCTTCAGGATACAACCTGAGTTTATACAAGGATAAACTCCAAGTACTCGGCGTCGAACCATCTTCGAACAACTGCAAGAATGCAATGAAAAAATACGGTGTCGAGGAATACTGCGGAGTATTCAAGCAGTTCTATACAGAGATGAAAGGAAAGAAAAAGTGGGACATAATTTTCCTGTCCCACACATTGGAGCACATCGTCAACCCCCGTAAATTCATCAGCGAGTGTTCCGAGCTCAATTCCAAATATATCTTCATAGAGGTCCCCACTTTCGACTATAAATTCTCTAACGAACCCTACGGAATGTTCTGTGAGGAGCATGTCAATCTGTTCACTCTGAAATCCCTTCAGAGTTTGATGAATTCATGCGGGTACTCTCTGGTGAATGCTGAGATTTGCATGTGCATTGGTCAAAGAATGCCTGCGGCATTTCCCTCGATGGTTTCGCTGTGGAAGAAGGGTGAGGTGATTACCCAGAAGGTCATAAACGACCCCAAGGGAGTCATGGATCTCTATGTAAAAGATTCGGAGAAGAACCTGGAATCGGTTAGAAAAATTATCAGGGAAATCCCAGATAACGAAAGGTTGGCACTCTGGGGAACCGGACATCATTTCTCCTTCCTGCTAGCTAACACCGACCTGCTTACAAAGAATATCGTAAGGGTTTATGATTCGGATAAACGCAAGGAAGGTATTCCTGCATGCGGATGTAAGATCAAGCCCTTCGATCCGGAGGAGATTGACACAGTCATCGACTCGGTTGTTATTCTCTCCTATGTTGCTCTGGAACCTATCAAGAAGGCTTTGGAAAAATACTCTGGAAGATTGAAGATCTACACTCTCTATTGA
- a CDS encoding isopropylmalate/isocitrate dehydrogenases LeuB, which translates to MVDEAAIKAAQEKYGILLRKQLERVERLKNEPDWTDYSKLDKLIIGVCGGDGIGPYICASAQKVMEFLLADKIKAGKVEIRQIDGLTIERRAEVLKAIPDDTLEELKKCHVILKGPTTTPAKGDPWPNIESANVAMRKELDLFANVRPVSVPELGIDWVFYRENTEGSYALGSDGFFVTDDLAMDYCVATRQGTERIIRAGFEHARKTGKNYVSIIVKANIIKTTDGLFVDLADEIGKEYPEVKHDVWFIDITTAKLIDPARRADFKVFVLPNLYGDIITDEAAQIQGGVGTAGSANIGKRYAMFEAIHGSAPRMVTEGRAQYADPCSMIKAVAMMMEHIGEAEKSKKLNMALDVCVQFEKKLVMTGRDTGATGDEFAQYVMDTMQRPDLEKVWQGYIDKAKSKAAN; encoded by the coding sequence ATGGTTGACGAAGCAGCAATCAAGGCAGCGCAGGAGAAGTACGGAATCCTCCTCAGGAAACAGCTCGAGAGGGTCGAGAGGCTGAAGAACGAGCCCGACTGGACCGATTATTCCAAGCTGGACAAGCTTATCATCGGAGTGTGCGGAGGGGACGGAATCGGCCCCTACATCTGCGCATCCGCCCAGAAGGTCATGGAGTTCCTCCTGGCTGACAAGATCAAAGCCGGCAAGGTGGAGATCAGGCAGATCGACGGACTCACCATCGAGAGGCGTGCGGAGGTCCTGAAGGCCATCCCCGACGACACCCTCGAGGAGCTCAAGAAATGCCATGTGATCCTCAAGGGTCCGACCACCACCCCCGCCAAGGGAGATCCCTGGCCCAACATCGAGAGTGCCAACGTCGCTATGAGGAAGGAGCTCGATCTGTTTGCTAATGTGAGGCCCGTCTCCGTCCCCGAGCTGGGAATCGACTGGGTCTTCTACAGGGAGAACACCGAGGGTTCCTACGCACTGGGTTCCGACGGATTCTTCGTCACCGACGATCTCGCGATGGACTACTGCGTCGCGACCAGGCAGGGAACCGAGAGAATCATCAGGGCCGGATTCGAGCACGCCAGGAAGACCGGCAAGAACTACGTATCCATCATCGTCAAAGCCAACATCATCAAGACCACCGACGGTCTGTTCGTCGACTTGGCTGATGAGATCGGCAAGGAATATCCTGAAGTAAAGCACGATGTGTGGTTCATCGACATCACCACCGCCAAGCTCATCGACCCCGCCAGGAGGGCTGATTTCAAAGTATTCGTGCTCCCCAACCTCTACGGAGACATCATCACCGACGAGGCGGCACAGATCCAGGGCGGTGTGGGAACCGCCGGTTCCGCCAACATCGGGAAGAGGTACGCCATGTTCGAGGCCATCCACGGATCCGCTCCCAGGATGGTCACCGAGGGCCGCGCACAGTACGCCGACCCCTGTTCCATGATCAAGGCTGTCGCCATGATGATGGAGCACATCGGAGAGGCCGAGAAATCCAAGAAGCTCAACATGGCCCTCGACGTCTGCGTACAGTTCGAGAAGAAGCTCGTCATGACCGGCAGGGACACCGGAGCCACCGGCGACGAGTTCGCCCAGTACGTCATGGACACCATGCAGAGGCCTGACCTCGAGAAGGTGTGGCAGGGCTACATCGACAAGGCCAAGTCCAAGGCCGCCAACTGA
- a CDS encoding ATPase (AAA+ superfamily), whose amino-acid sequence MRMSPLSLFESEESNGTVSLKELFDHPEKFDGCHSDLDIDSLIYAICRGGWPSTFTITDKKHSLMVVKDLFDQTCDIDASRIDGKSRNPQWLRQILRSYARNICTLADNKTVLADVMANTGLSEPTYYEYVQALEKLFIIEDVEAWCPAIRSKSAIRASRKKNLVDPSIAVAALDIGPEFFNTDFHTLGFLFESLCMRDLKIYSSPYGGTVSYYHDRYGLEADAVLHLADGRYALCEIKLGQNEVDDGAKHLLEIEELVKKHNEDETQVPLRLPDLKIVITGTEYGYRRDDGVFVIPIGCLKG is encoded by the coding sequence ATGAGGATGTCTCCACTCAGTCTGTTCGAGAGCGAGGAATCCAACGGGACCGTATCTCTAAAAGAACTCTTCGACCATCCAGAGAAATTCGATGGCTGTCATTCCGATTTGGATATCGATAGTCTGATTTATGCGATCTGCCGCGGTGGATGGCCATCAACGTTCACTATAACGGACAAAAAACACAGCCTGATGGTTGTCAAGGATCTGTTCGATCAAACCTGCGACATTGATGCATCGAGAATCGATGGTAAATCACGCAACCCTCAATGGCTAAGGCAGATACTGCGTTCCTATGCCCGCAACATATGCACTCTGGCAGATAACAAAACAGTCCTTGCTGATGTGATGGCTAACACAGGATTATCCGAACCGACTTATTACGAATATGTACAGGCATTGGAAAAACTGTTTATTATCGAGGATGTGGAGGCATGGTGTCCAGCTATCCGTTCCAAATCAGCTATACGTGCCAGTAGGAAGAAAAATCTCGTAGATCCCTCTATCGCTGTCGCTGCACTCGATATCGGACCGGAATTCTTCAACACGGATTTCCATACATTGGGCTTCCTGTTCGAATCCCTTTGCATGAGGGATCTGAAGATTTACTCTTCCCCATACGGAGGTACGGTCTCATATTATCACGACAGATATGGATTGGAGGCCGATGCCGTTCTGCATCTGGCCGACGGCAGATATGCACTGTGCGAGATCAAACTAGGTCAGAACGAGGTGGACGACGGAGCGAAACATCTTCTGGAGATCGAGGAACTCGTTAAGAAACACAACGAAGATGAGACGCAAGTCCCGCTGAGGCTTCCTGACCTAAAAATTGTCATAACCGGGACCGAGTACGGATATCGCCGGGACGATGGAGTGTTCGTGATTCCCATAGGCTGCCTCAAGGGCTGA